One region of Streptomyces sp. NBC_00442 genomic DNA includes:
- the ku gene encoding non-homologous end joining protein Ku, giving the protein MRSIWNGAISFGLVSIPIKLVNATENHSISFRQIHTADGGRVRYRKVCELDGEELSGDEIGKAYEDADGSMIPITDADLALLPLPTAKTIEIVAFVAADSIDPLQMDAAYYLSANGVPAAKPYTLLREALKRSRKVAIAKFALRGRERLGMLRVVDDVIAMHGLLWPDEIRASEDAAPETDVSVREAELDLADALMDTLGEVDMSTLHDDYRTAVEELIAAKADGAVAPAPAAPASSGGKVIDLMAALESSVKAAKAARGEDAGGGAGEGVAEVTHLNARKTTTRTAPAKKTARTKGEGAAKRSTTAKATEAKPARSKPATSSKATSSKATSSRATAAKSAAKKSAASNPKPTGAKKSTAGTAKKTAAKTTARRTTKTAAPRKRASA; this is encoded by the coding sequence GTGCGATCCATCTGGAACGGCGCGATCTCGTTCGGCCTGGTCAGCATCCCGATCAAGCTGGTCAACGCCACCGAGAACCACTCGATCTCGTTCCGCCAGATCCACACGGCGGACGGCGGCCGCGTCCGCTACCGCAAGGTGTGCGAGCTGGACGGCGAGGAGCTCAGCGGCGACGAGATCGGCAAGGCGTACGAGGACGCCGACGGCTCGATGATCCCGATCACCGACGCCGATCTGGCCCTGCTGCCGCTGCCCACCGCCAAGACGATCGAGATCGTCGCGTTCGTGGCGGCCGACTCGATCGACCCGCTCCAGATGGACGCCGCGTACTACCTCTCCGCCAATGGCGTGCCCGCCGCGAAGCCGTACACCCTGCTGCGCGAGGCCCTCAAGCGGAGCCGGAAGGTCGCCATCGCCAAGTTCGCGCTGCGCGGGCGGGAGCGGCTCGGCATGCTGCGGGTGGTCGACGACGTGATCGCGATGCACGGACTGCTCTGGCCGGACGAGATCCGCGCCTCCGAGGACGCAGCGCCCGAGACGGACGTCAGCGTCCGCGAGGCCGAACTCGACCTGGCGGACGCCCTGATGGACACCCTCGGTGAGGTGGACATGTCGACCCTGCACGACGACTACCGCACCGCCGTCGAGGAGCTCATCGCCGCGAAGGCCGACGGCGCCGTCGCCCCCGCGCCGGCCGCGCCGGCCTCCTCCGGGGGCAAGGTCATCGACCTGATGGCGGCCCTGGAGAGCAGCGTCAAGGCCGCGAAGGCCGCACGCGGCGAGGACGCGGGTGGCGGGGCGGGCGAGGGCGTCGCCGAGGTCACGCACCTGAACGCGCGCAAGACCACGACCCGCACGGCGCCGGCGAAGAAGACCGCGCGTACGAAGGGGGAGGGAGCGGCGAAGAGGTCCACGACGGCGAAGGCGACGGAAGCGAAGCCCGCGCGGTCGAAGCCCGCCACGTCGTCGAAGGCCACGTCGTCGAAGGCGACATCGTCCAGGGCCACGGCGGCCAAGTCCGCCGCCAAGAAGTCCGCCGCGTCGAACCCCAAGCCGACCGGGGCGAAGAAGTCCACCGCCGGCACGGCCAAGAAGACGGCGGCCAAGACCACGGCGAGAAGGACGACGAAGACGGCGGCGCCCAGGAAGCGGGCCAGCGCCTGA
- a CDS encoding PP2C family protein-serine/threonine phosphatase encodes MGLVVVANLIAGPTVGLLPLVSLGPAFAGLVGGWRRTVAAGVIALAAGVGLGIYSDLFEERRGFASLAAVAGVTAVGVAGSVMRQRREAELAGMRSIAEVAQRVLLRPVPRSAGHLRAAVSYTSAVAEARIGGDLYEVVAAPEGVRVIIGDVQGKGLESVETAAAVLGAFREAAHDEPDLRGVGARVERAAERALEGEKFVTAIIAELDPENGAVFLNYGHPPPLLVRADGEVSFPEPARYALPLGLGLGTGEGPLPFRVAFAPGDQLLLYTDGVTEARDRSGAFYPLGARTLLLKDPDPESALEALRRDLILHTEGPLHDDAAMLLLRHRD; translated from the coding sequence ATGGGGCTGGTGGTTGTGGCCAACCTGATCGCCGGGCCCACGGTCGGACTGCTGCCCCTGGTCTCGCTCGGTCCCGCCTTCGCCGGCCTCGTCGGAGGGTGGCGGCGCACGGTGGCCGCCGGCGTGATCGCCCTGGCGGCCGGGGTCGGACTCGGCATCTACAGCGACCTCTTCGAGGAACGCCGCGGCTTCGCCTCGCTGGCCGCCGTGGCCGGGGTCACCGCGGTGGGCGTCGCAGGATCCGTGATGCGCCAGCGCCGCGAGGCGGAACTCGCCGGCATGCGCTCCATCGCGGAGGTCGCCCAGCGGGTCCTGCTGCGCCCGGTGCCGCGCAGCGCGGGCCACCTGCGGGCGGCGGTCTCGTACACCTCGGCGGTCGCGGAGGCACGGATCGGCGGCGACCTGTACGAGGTGGTGGCGGCGCCCGAGGGCGTACGGGTAATCATCGGCGACGTGCAGGGCAAGGGCCTCGAATCGGTGGAGACGGCGGCGGCGGTGCTCGGCGCGTTCCGTGAGGCGGCCCACGACGAGCCGGACCTCCGCGGGGTCGGCGCGCGGGTCGAGCGGGCGGCGGAGCGGGCCCTCGAGGGCGAGAAGTTCGTCACCGCGATCATCGCCGAGCTCGACCCCGAGAACGGGGCGGTGTTCCTCAACTACGGCCATCCGCCACCCCTGTTGGTACGTGCCGACGGCGAGGTGTCCTTCCCGGAGCCGGCCCGGTACGCGCTGCCGCTGGGGCTCGGGCTCGGCACGGGGGAGGGCCCGCTGCCCTTCCGTGTCGCGTTCGCCCCGGGCGACCAACTCCTCCTCTACACGGACGGCGTGACCGAGGCGCGGGACCGGTCCGGAGCGTTCTACCCGCTGGGGGCCCGCACGCTCCTCTTGAAGGACCCCGACCCCGAGTCGGCCCTCGAGGCCCTGCGCCGCGACCTGATCCTCCACACGGAGGGCCCCCTCCACGACGACGCGGCCATGCTCCTGCTCCGCCACCGCGACTAG
- the ligD gene encoding non-homologous end-joining DNA ligase — protein MTPITEVEGRRIALSNLEKVLYPATGTTKGELLHYCASVADPLLAHLRGRPVSFLRFPDGPGGQRFFTKNPPPGTPSWVNTAEVPRSDDKAARQVVVADLATLMWAANLVVEFHTPQWRADAPAEADRLVLDLDPGAPASVVECCAVALWLRDRLAADGLRAYAKTSGSKGLHLLASLEPTPSERVSAYAKVLAKEAEAALPELVTHKMAKALRPGKVFVDFSQNAAAKTTATPYTVRAKDRPTVSAPVAWAEVEACGSPDDLTFLIGDIAARVERDGDLLAPLTDPGGAGRLP, from the coding sequence ATGACGCCGATCACCGAGGTGGAGGGGCGGCGGATCGCCCTGTCGAACCTGGAGAAGGTCCTGTATCCGGCGACCGGGACCACCAAGGGCGAGCTGCTGCACTACTGCGCGTCGGTCGCGGACCCGCTGCTCGCCCATTTGCGGGGCCGTCCGGTGTCGTTCCTGCGTTTTCCCGACGGCCCCGGCGGCCAGCGCTTCTTCACCAAGAATCCTCCGCCCGGCACCCCCTCCTGGGTGAATACCGCCGAGGTTCCGCGCTCCGACGACAAGGCGGCCCGGCAGGTGGTGGTGGCGGATCTCGCGACCCTGATGTGGGCGGCGAACCTGGTGGTGGAGTTCCACACCCCGCAGTGGCGGGCGGACGCCCCGGCCGAGGCGGACCGGCTGGTGCTCGACCTCGACCCGGGGGCGCCCGCGAGCGTGGTCGAGTGCTGTGCGGTGGCGCTCTGGCTGCGCGACCGGCTGGCGGCGGACGGGCTGCGGGCGTACGCGAAGACCTCGGGCTCCAAGGGGCTGCATCTGCTCGCCTCGCTGGAGCCGACCCCCTCGGAGCGGGTGTCCGCGTACGCGAAGGTCCTGGCCAAGGAGGCCGAGGCGGCGCTGCCCGAGCTGGTCACGCACAAGATGGCCAAGGCGCTGCGGCCGGGCAAGGTGTTCGTCGACTTCAGCCAGAACGCCGCCGCGAAGACCACCGCGACGCCCTACACGGTGCGCGCGAAGGACCGTCCGACGGTGTCGGCGCCGGTGGCGTGGGCGGAGGTCGAGGCGTGCGGCTCCCCCGACGACCTGACGTTCCTCATCGGTGACATCGCGGCCCGCGTGGAGCGGGACGGTGATCTGCTGGCCCCTTTGACGGACCCCGGCGGGGCGGGCCGGCTGCCGTGA
- a CDS encoding class F sortase produces MTTSTLPRTTRIAAASVLALTVGGGIMACAPEPAAKAPDVRVRNAATARAEAGVRPLRAAEPTRLVIPSAGVDASPVLRLGVDSAQELEVPPVDRAEQAGWYTGSVTPGEKGASVLVAHYDTAEGPALMRNVRDIEVGDVIEVGRADGSTAVFRIRETEQVEKKDFPTHKVYGTTDRPELRLITCGGPIKDGHRSANIIFYADLVRAA; encoded by the coding sequence ATGACGACATCCACCCTGCCCCGCACCACCAGGATCGCGGCCGCCTCCGTGCTCGCCCTGACCGTGGGCGGCGGCATCATGGCCTGCGCCCCGGAGCCGGCGGCCAAGGCCCCGGACGTGCGGGTGCGGAACGCCGCCACCGCACGGGCCGAAGCGGGCGTCCGCCCGCTGAGGGCCGCCGAGCCGACCCGGCTCGTCATCCCGTCCGCCGGGGTCGACGCGAGCCCGGTGCTGCGACTGGGCGTGGATTCCGCGCAGGAGCTGGAGGTACCTCCGGTAGACCGGGCCGAGCAGGCGGGCTGGTACACCGGCAGCGTCACCCCGGGCGAGAAGGGGGCCTCGGTCCTGGTGGCGCACTACGACACCGCCGAGGGCCCCGCACTGATGCGGAACGTGCGGGACATCGAGGTGGGGGACGTCATCGAGGTCGGCCGGGCGGACGGCTCGACCGCCGTGTTCCGGATCAGGGAGACCGAGCAGGTCGAGAAAAAGGACTTTCCCACGCATAAGGTTTACGGGACGACCGATCGTCCCGAGCTCCGCCTGATCACCTGCGGGGGCCCCATCAAGGACGGTCACCGCTCGGCCAACATCATCTTCTACGCCGATCTGGTCCGGGCCGCGTAA
- a CDS encoding nuclease-related domain-containing protein — MPGLRVTPVHRHGQARLYVSLPDGRAAAWYDRDSGRVSLLLDDHRDAVLAALRPYAVGELLVGPPPVPTVADLARLALHPDDDLAPNRPGETLLTELERHAPARRFGADPRRRALAAHEAAGAALDLLEHAGWRVLHAVPLPGGATIDHLLVGPGGVIAVRSLDAGHHRVRIADPLVTVGRSAPRPLLRDARHQAERAAHALAAAVRPLLVLVDAERIEPSPANGVSVLNDREIPDLARRGGVLKPADVEALYWTARDRRTWLRV; from the coding sequence ATGCCAGGACTGAGAGTCACACCGGTGCACCGGCACGGACAGGCGCGACTGTACGTCAGCCTCCCGGACGGGCGTGCCGCCGCCTGGTACGACCGCGACTCCGGCCGCGTATCGCTGCTGCTCGACGACCACCGGGACGCGGTGCTCGCGGCGCTGCGCCCCTACGCCGTCGGCGAGCTGCTCGTCGGCCCGCCGCCCGTGCCGACCGTGGCCGACCTCGCCAGGCTCGCCCTCCACCCGGACGACGACCTCGCGCCCAACCGGCCCGGCGAGACGCTCCTGACCGAGCTGGAGCGGCACGCGCCCGCCCGCCGCTTCGGGGCCGACCCCAGGCGCCGCGCGCTGGCCGCACACGAAGCCGCAGGGGCCGCGCTCGACCTGCTCGAACACGCCGGCTGGCGGGTGCTGCACGCGGTGCCGCTGCCCGGCGGGGCCACGATCGACCATCTGCTCGTGGGTCCCGGCGGCGTCATCGCCGTACGCTCCCTCGACGCCGGCCACCACCGGGTGCGGATCGCCGACCCGCTGGTCACGGTGGGCCGGTCCGCCCCGCGCCCGCTCCTCCGCGACGCCCGGCACCAGGCCGAACGCGCCGCCCACGCCCTGGCGGCGGCGGTGCGGCCGCTCCTCGTCCTGGTCGACGCCGAACGGATCGAGCCGAGCCCGGCCAACGGCGTGAGCGTCCTGAACGACCGCGAGATCCCCGACCTCGCCCGCCGGGGCGGCGTCCTGAAACCGGCCGATGTGGAGGCCCTGTACTGGACCGCGCGGGACCGCAGAACGTGGCTGCGTGTCTGA
- a CDS encoding zinc-ribbon domain-containing protein — MIIFGTRGYLYQLAMLTLVCGNCGNPAAHALRKAVTKFTLFFVPLFPISTKFRTQCTFCGLQQQITKEQAEGLLAQPVAPQPYGQPQPGQMQGQNPYQQ; from the coding sequence ATGATCATCTTCGGCACCCGCGGCTATCTCTACCAGCTCGCGATGCTCACGCTCGTGTGCGGCAACTGCGGCAACCCGGCCGCGCACGCGCTGCGCAAGGCCGTCACCAAGTTCACGCTGTTCTTCGTTCCGCTGTTCCCGATCTCGACGAAGTTCCGCACGCAGTGCACGTTCTGCGGTCTTCAGCAGCAGATCACCAAGGAGCAGGCCGAGGGTCTGCTGGCGCAGCCGGTCGCACCGCAGCCGTACGGCCAGCCGCAGCCGGGGCAGATGCAGGGCCAGAACCCGTACCAGCAGTAG
- the eccCa gene encoding type VII secretion protein EccCa gives MTLHQIHRPARSTRPGGPAAPRAVEPPPNLPEGKTGTAATALLPMAGVMSSVIMMTVIRNSQFAGLGAIVLVVALLGAVALFLSQRGKAQRTRRTQRERYLEYLEEQREELGAVERESRLRARILNPPPQALYDLVRDPARLWERRRGDHDFLRVRVGTGTVPAQDLSIGQNSTQGVLTPPDPFMLNEARALVARYATATESPLTVPLDRAANVSVVGDREGVLRVARALLAQAAVTHAPDDLAIAFAVPGERLAEWEWAKWLPHVLDAIESDGPLAARRIAPSVPQLARLMRSELRRRASYAAEVRRGLSDRDALLMIDRLLVVSDEYGLPAEELPRPDAAVGLTDMGVTVLHLLEQQVHEPDQVSVRISVDGERITVEDLRDPAAPRPALSYGLSDEMGTAGAEGLARMLAPLRLSAESVAEGTPVTGPVDFPQLLGIDDPADLDIGRLWAPRGERAFLRVPIGLDDRHQPVLLDLKESSELGMGPHGLCVGATGSGKSELLRTLVLALVAGHPPEDLALVLVDYKGGATFAPFADLPHVAGVITNLENQAGLVERVHTSLAGEVKRRQQVLKDAGNVADIGHYAALRAERPDLEPLPHLFVVIDEFGELLTAKPDFIDLFLSIGRIGRSIGVHLLLSSQRIEGGKLKGLDTYLSYRLGLRTFSADESRTVLDTTDAFHLPPLPGFGYLKVDTSTYERFKAGYVSGAYRGPAVLEQRDDTPLAVPYSTFNSPEHDGGSQAVAEPQMRERETGPTVMSAMVDQLRTAAAPVRRIWLPPLPQAISLDAAAGPLQVSEQGLRLGHRPGPMRVPLGLLDDPGRQWQGPWTLDLTVAGGHVAVIGGPQSGKTTLLRTLALSLALTHTPAQVAVYGLDLVGGGLAALAGLPHVGGIAGRADHERAARTVAEVRAMLAAREELFREHGIDSVDELRALRAQGRLPELGSTDVVLLVDGYGALRDEFADLDDAVADLLKRGSGYGIHIVAGMLRWNDVRIATQSMFGTQLELRLNDPTDSAIDRKLSETLALDTPGRVLTNGRLFAQAALPRTDSVSSAADLGPALEDAARTVRATWHGELASPVRVLPMRLPAQRLPSPAAEPKRIPIAVDQDTLAPVLLDLFEHDQHLLVLGDNECGKTNLLKLVAQQLTARYSDEELVFAVFDPRRGLRGVVPEPYRGGYAHNAKVAAGLAAGIATELEKRLPDESVDHDALPEGPAFSGPRIVILVDDYDILTTAGQQPLAPFLPYISSAQDIGLHFVVARRVAGSSRALYEPFLTTLRETGTTALVMAGDRTEGQLFPGLYAAAQPPGRGFLVRRGRRHQLVQTALAHQPEEAEHS, from the coding sequence ATGACACTGCACCAGATCCACCGGCCGGCGCGCTCCACCCGGCCGGGCGGCCCAGCGGCGCCGCGTGCCGTGGAGCCGCCGCCCAACCTGCCCGAGGGCAAGACCGGTACGGCGGCCACCGCACTGTTGCCGATGGCCGGCGTGATGAGCTCCGTGATCATGATGACGGTGATCCGCAACAGCCAGTTCGCGGGGCTCGGCGCCATCGTCCTGGTGGTGGCGCTGCTCGGCGCGGTCGCGCTGTTCCTGTCCCAGCGGGGCAAGGCGCAGCGCACCAGGCGCACCCAGCGCGAGCGCTATCTGGAGTACCTGGAGGAGCAGCGCGAGGAACTCGGCGCGGTGGAGCGGGAGTCGAGGCTGCGCGCCCGGATTCTCAACCCGCCGCCGCAGGCGCTGTACGACCTGGTGCGCGATCCGGCGCGGCTGTGGGAGCGGCGGCGCGGCGACCACGACTTCCTGCGGGTGCGGGTGGGCACCGGCACCGTACCGGCGCAGGATCTGTCGATCGGGCAGAACAGCACCCAGGGCGTCCTGACGCCGCCGGACCCGTTCATGCTGAACGAGGCGCGGGCGCTGGTGGCCCGGTATGCCACGGCCACCGAGTCGCCGCTGACGGTGCCGCTCGACCGGGCCGCGAACGTGAGCGTGGTCGGTGACCGCGAGGGCGTCCTGCGGGTGGCGCGGGCGCTGCTCGCGCAGGCGGCGGTCACGCACGCGCCGGACGATCTGGCGATCGCGTTCGCGGTGCCGGGCGAGCGCCTCGCGGAGTGGGAGTGGGCCAAGTGGCTGCCCCATGTGCTGGACGCGATCGAGAGCGACGGTCCCCTCGCGGCGCGGCGGATCGCGCCGAGCGTGCCGCAGCTGGCCCGTCTGATGCGTTCGGAGCTGCGCCGTCGGGCGTCGTACGCGGCCGAGGTGCGCCGGGGGCTTTCCGACCGCGACGCGCTGTTGATGATCGACCGGCTGCTCGTGGTGAGCGACGAGTACGGCCTGCCCGCCGAGGAACTGCCGCGCCCGGACGCGGCGGTGGGGCTCACCGACATGGGCGTCACCGTGCTGCACCTGCTTGAGCAGCAGGTGCACGAGCCCGATCAGGTCAGTGTGCGGATCAGCGTGGACGGGGAGCGGATCACGGTGGAGGATCTGCGCGATCCCGCCGCACCGAGGCCCGCCCTGTCCTACGGCCTGTCCGACGAGATGGGCACGGCGGGCGCCGAGGGGCTCGCGCGCATGCTGGCGCCGCTGCGGCTGTCCGCCGAGTCGGTGGCCGAGGGCACCCCGGTGACCGGGCCCGTGGACTTTCCGCAGCTGCTCGGCATCGACGACCCGGCGGACCTCGACATCGGCCGGCTGTGGGCGCCGCGCGGCGAGCGGGCGTTCCTGCGGGTGCCGATCGGTCTCGACGACCGCCACCAGCCGGTGCTGCTCGACCTGAAGGAATCGTCCGAGCTGGGCATGGGCCCGCACGGGCTGTGCGTGGGCGCGACGGGTTCCGGCAAGTCGGAGCTGCTGCGCACCCTGGTGCTCGCGCTGGTCGCCGGGCATCCGCCGGAGGATCTGGCGCTGGTCCTGGTCGACTACAAGGGCGGCGCCACGTTCGCGCCGTTCGCCGACCTGCCGCACGTGGCCGGGGTGATCACCAACCTGGAGAACCAGGCGGGGCTCGTCGAGCGTGTGCACACCAGCCTCGCGGGCGAGGTGAAGCGGCGTCAGCAGGTCCTCAAGGACGCGGGCAACGTCGCCGACATCGGACACTACGCCGCGTTGCGCGCCGAGCGCCCGGACCTGGAGCCGCTCCCGCACCTCTTCGTGGTGATCGACGAGTTCGGTGAACTCCTCACCGCGAAGCCGGACTTCATCGACCTGTTCCTGTCGATCGGCCGGATCGGCCGGTCCATCGGCGTCCATCTGCTGCTCTCCAGCCAGCGCATCGAGGGCGGCAAGCTCAAGGGCCTCGACACCTACCTCTCCTACCGCCTCGGCCTGCGGACCTTCTCCGCCGACGAGTCGCGCACCGTCCTGGACACGACGGACGCCTTCCATCTGCCGCCGCTGCCGGGCTTCGGCTATCTGAAGGTCGACACGTCCACGTACGAACGCTTCAAGGCGGGGTACGTCTCCGGCGCCTACCGGGGTCCGGCCGTCCTGGAACAGCGGGACGACACCCCGCTCGCCGTGCCGTACTCCACGTTCAACTCCCCCGAGCACGACGGTGGTTCACAGGCGGTCGCGGAGCCGCAGATGCGGGAGCGCGAGACCGGGCCGACCGTCATGTCGGCCATGGTCGACCAGCTGCGTACGGCCGCGGCGCCGGTGCGGCGGATCTGGCTTCCTCCGCTTCCGCAGGCCATCAGCCTCGATGCGGCGGCCGGCCCGCTCCAGGTCTCCGAGCAGGGTCTCAGGCTCGGCCACCGCCCCGGCCCGATGCGCGTGCCGCTGGGCCTGCTCGACGACCCCGGGCGCCAGTGGCAGGGACCCTGGACCCTCGACCTGACGGTGGCCGGCGGGCACGTGGCCGTCATCGGCGGCCCCCAGTCCGGCAAGACGACCCTGCTTCGCACCCTGGCCCTGTCACTCGCCCTGACCCATACTCCGGCCCAAGTCGCCGTGTACGGGCTCGACTTGGTGGGGGGCGGCCTCGCCGCGCTCGCCGGGCTTCCGCACGTCGGCGGGATCGCGGGCCGCGCCGACCACGAGCGGGCCGCGCGGACCGTCGCGGAGGTGCGGGCCATGCTCGCCGCCCGCGAGGAGCTGTTCCGCGAGCACGGCATCGACTCGGTGGACGAGCTGCGTGCCCTGCGCGCGCAGGGCCGGCTCCCCGAGCTCGGCTCGACCGACGTGGTGCTGCTCGTGGACGGGTACGGGGCGCTGCGCGACGAGTTCGCCGATCTGGACGACGCGGTGGCCGACCTGCTCAAGCGGGGCAGCGGCTACGGCATCCACATCGTGGCGGGCATGCTGCGCTGGAACGACGTACGGATCGCGACGCAGTCGATGTTCGGCACCCAGCTGGAGCTGCGGCTCAACGATCCCACCGATTCGGCGATCGACCGCAAGCTGTCCGAGACGCTCGCCCTGGACACCCCGGGCCGGGTCCTGACCAACGGCAGGCTGTTCGCGCAGGCCGCGCTTCCCCGCACCGACTCGGTGTCCTCCGCGGCCGACCTCGGGCCCGCGCTCGAAGACGCGGCCCGTACCGTACGGGCCACCTGGCACGGCGAACTCGCCTCCCCGGTAAGGGTGTTGCCGATGCGGCTGCCCGCGCAGCGGCTTCCCTCGCCGGCGGCGGAGCCGAAACGGATCCCGATCGCGGTCGACCAGGACACGCTCGCGCCCGTCCTGCTCGACCTGTTCGAGCACGACCAGCATCTGCTGGTCCTCGGCGACAACGAGTGCGGCAAGACCAATCTGCTCAAGCTCGTCGCCCAGCAGCTCACCGCGCGCTACAGCGACGAGGAGCTGGTCTTCGCCGTGTTCGACCCGCGGCGCGGGCTGCGCGGCGTGGTGCCCGAGCCGTACCGCGGGGGTTACGCGCACAACGCGAAGGTCGCTGCGGGTCTCGCGGCGGGCATCGCGACCGAGCTGGAGAAGCGGCTGCCCGACGAAAGCGTGGATCATGACGCGCTGCCGGAGGGGCCCGCGTTCAGCGGCCCGCGGATCGTGATCCTCGTCGACGACTACGACATCCTCACCACCGCGGGGCAGCAGCCGCTCGCCCCGTTCCTGCCGTACATCTCGTCGGCGCAGGACATCGGGCTGCACTTCGTCGTGGCCCGCCGCGTCGCGGGTTCCTCGCGGGCGCTGTACGAGCCGTTCCTGACCACTTTGCGCGAGACGGGCACCACCGCGCTCGTGATGGCCGGCGACCGCACCGAAGGCCAGTTGTTCCCCGGCCTGTACGCGGCCGCACAGCCGCCGGGCCGCGGGTTCCTGGTGCGCCGGGGCCGGCGCCACCAGCTCGTCCAGACCGCCCTCGCGCACCAGCCGGAAGAAGCAGAGCACTCGTGA
- a CDS encoding DUF6177 family protein — translation MTKDVIALTPKMPDTWALLAGLYAGGPGLTVDTGDDGAVVQLCAADGRPLVSLEAPLLVQVPGEAERLLGDQVAPPGLPFWWTEARASTAAPEAEPLAGSVVGRLTMLLGGATWPPGAATTDVVPVAPRSEVSARPVSGGAHPTVDVLTDSTAVVMCDRPLVALTAWLSHILRAAVESRRALQIVTPPGVRLSLPLRTALTGAPNRWVVKDPDCGYYDGLSGAVLRWQDGTFAPARDASGGAVVAEAFGAAPASSERQLIVAFRTVHNADENLVLGRALEAAWGALTGAAPAGWGTAEPINLPWSTRQLTDLARDRAPEPTHFLAVGDPDRPALAGLRVTRAEGGVGADATLTLGYGADESVPLDAIEALATTLAGAHGLTDMFVSLRRGRRDLAVPAWFEAPPIPVSYTLGAQGVRAAGLAHARRPPLSLRPVQLGPDAAPSLHYVLGDGGDARTWASLEHLMTHLNPPPAP, via the coding sequence GTGACCAAGGACGTCATCGCCCTCACCCCGAAGATGCCGGACACCTGGGCGCTGCTCGCCGGGCTGTACGCGGGCGGGCCCGGCCTCACCGTGGACACCGGCGACGACGGGGCGGTGGTTCAGCTCTGCGCGGCCGACGGGCGGCCCCTGGTCTCCCTGGAGGCGCCGCTGCTCGTGCAGGTGCCGGGCGAGGCCGAACGTCTCCTGGGGGATCAAGTGGCTCCCCCCGGGCTGCCGTTCTGGTGGACGGAGGCGCGGGCCTCCACGGCGGCGCCCGAGGCGGAGCCGCTCGCGGGGTCGGTCGTCGGGCGGCTCACCATGCTGCTCGGCGGCGCCACGTGGCCGCCCGGCGCGGCGACCACCGACGTCGTGCCGGTGGCGCCGCGGAGCGAGGTGAGCGCGCGGCCGGTGAGCGGCGGCGCGCACCCGACGGTGGACGTGCTCACGGACTCGACGGCGGTCGTCATGTGCGACCGCCCGCTCGTCGCCCTGACGGCGTGGCTCTCCCACATCCTGCGCGCCGCGGTGGAGAGCCGTCGCGCCCTCCAGATCGTGACGCCGCCCGGGGTGCGGCTCAGCCTTCCGCTGCGCACGGCGCTGACCGGGGCGCCCAACCGGTGGGTGGTGAAGGATCCCGACTGCGGGTACTACGACGGTCTTTCCGGCGCGGTGCTGCGCTGGCAGGACGGCACGTTCGCGCCGGCCCGTGACGCGTCGGGGGGTGCGGTCGTGGCCGAGGCGTTCGGCGCGGCGCCGGCCTCCTCGGAGCGGCAGCTGATCGTCGCGTTCCGTACGGTGCACAACGCGGACGAGAACCTCGTGCTGGGGCGCGCCCTGGAAGCGGCCTGGGGCGCGCTGACCGGTGCGGCTCCGGCCGGCTGGGGCACCGCCGAGCCCATCAACCTCCCTTGGTCGACCCGGCAGTTGACGGACCTGGCCCGCGACCGGGCACCGGAGCCGACGCATTTCCTCGCCGTCGGCGACCCTGATCGGCCCGCGCTCGCCGGGCTCCGGGTGACCCGGGCCGAGGGGGGTGTCGGTGCCGATGCCACGCTCACGCTCGGGTACGGGGCCGACGAAAGCGTCCCGCTCGACGCCATCGAGGCGCTCGCCACGACGCTGGCCGGGGCGCACGGGCTGACCGACATGTTCGTGTCGCTGCGCCGCGGGCGCCGCGATCTCGCCGTGCCGGCGTGGTTCGAGGCGCCGCCGATTCCGGTGTCGTACACGCTGGGTGCGCAAGGGGTACGGGCGGCCGGGCTCGCCCACGCCCGTCGCCCGCCCCTGTCCTTGCGGCCCGTCCAGCTCGGCCCGGATGCGGCGCCCTCGCTGCACTACGTCCTGGGGGACGGTGGGGATGCGCGTACGTGGGCGAGCCTGGAGCACCTCATGACCCACCTGAACCCCCCGCCGGCCCCGTAA